From a single Solanum dulcamara chromosome 4, daSolDulc1.2, whole genome shotgun sequence genomic region:
- the LOC129887614 gene encoding ABSCISIC ACID-INSENSITIVE 5-like protein 1, whose product MDVSEDESVGSFKVEPPKLQAGPSIASSSRQKNTPISPTQDKSNDKKMEDLLNSILGMEGNEVGSNSNLDEGLNFSYGGDQLIFEQAASDFNGNDQIAPARENGENLNSAGSEAAIAGNGRRRTATFEERILVEKRQRRMIKNRESAQRSRARKQAYTAELEAQVDRLRDDNEMLTLIVTQIATTRQEEEEKKKETTKAQCVTNKLKKLRRISSVTW is encoded by the exons ATGGACGTGTCTGAGGACGAAAGTGTTGGTTCCTTTAAGGTAGAACCACCAAAATTGCAAGCAGGACCTTCAATTGCTTCATCAAGCAGGCAAAAAAACACTCCAATTTCACCAACTCAAGATAAATCTAATGACAAGAAGATGGAGGACCTGCTCAACAGTATTTTGGGCATGGAAGGAAATGAAGTTGGGTCCAATTCAAATCTAGATGAAG GACTAAATTTTAGTTATGGTGGTGATCAACTGATCTTTGAACAAGCTGCTAGTGATTTCAATGGAAATGATCAAATTGCTCCCGCAagagaaaatggtgaaaatcTCAACAGTGCTGGTAGTGAAGCAGCAATAGCAGGTAATGGGAGAAGAAGGACAGCTACATTTGAAGAAAGAATACTAGTTGAAAAGAGACAACGTCGAATGATTAAGAATAGAGAGTCTGCTCAACGATCTAGGGCTAGAAAGCAG GCATATACAGCAGAATTGGAGGCACAGGTCGATCGACTGAGAGATGATAATGAGATGCTCACATTAATTGTG ACTCAAATTGCAACCACAAGACAAGAAGAG gaggagaaaaagaaagaaacaacaaAAGCTCAATGTGTGACTAACAAACTGAAGAAACTTAGAAGGATCTCAAGTGTTACATGGTGA